The following DNA comes from Methanosarcina vacuolata Z-761.
GCACTTGCAGGTGTGCTGATAATGTTCTACATCCCTCGTTGACAAGTAATATAGAGGATAGAAAAAGTTTAGTACAGTACTTAAACCTTCCATAAATATTTATTATGAAAATATATTTATAGATAAGAGTTCTGCTTGAAGCCCAGTAAATCTTATTCTCATTTTTGAGTGAATGTAACTTCTATACTGCCAACAGGGAGAGGAACATCCATGCTTAAGATATTTAAATCGACAGATTCCGGACTGACAACTCTTGACCAGGTTGAAGACGGTGCATGGATTAATCTTGTAAATCCAAACGAGCAGGAAATTCTTTCAATTTCAAAATACCTGAATATTCCTGCTGAACATCTTAAAGCTGCACTTGATGAAGAGGAACGCTCCAGAATTGAGGTTGACGAAGGCTGTACTGTTGTATTAATAGATATACCTGTACCGAATGCTAACCTGCAGGAGGGGGGAATTTTTTATACAATTCCCCTTGGAATTATAATTAACAACAAAAACATCGTAACGGTATCTCTTCAGGAGAACTACGTTATTAATAGTTTTATCGACCAGAGAATAAAATCCTTTTATACGTTCAAAAAAACACGTTTTCTTTTACAGATCCTGTATAGAAACTCAAAGTTATATCTTCAATATCTCAGGCATATCGATAAAGCAAGTGATAAGATCGAATCCAAATTGCATAAATCCTTGAAAAATAAAGAATTAATCCAGCTTCTTGAGCTTGAAAAAAGCCTTGTATATTTTTCTACATCTTTAAAAAGTAATGAAATAGTCCTTGAGAAAATCCTGAAGTCTACTCCTGTTAAGATGTATCCTGACGATACGGATCTTCTCGAAGATGTTATTGTAGAAAATAAGCAGGCGATTGAAATGGCAAATATTTATAGCAATATCCTGACCGGAACAATGGATGCATATGCCTCGGTTATTTCCAACAACTTGAACATTGTCATGAAATTCCTTACTTCAGTAACAATCGTTCTGTCAGTCCCAACAATGGTTGCAAGTTTTTTTGGAATGAATGTTGACGTCCCTTTCGAGAATAACCCCCATGCGTTTGTGATCATTTTCATAATGACATTGTTTTTCTCGATGATTCTAGCTATATCAATGGTAAGGAAACAACTGTTCTGAGGAAAAATTGTGGGTCTTCGTTGTTTTGTGTGGATATCTTCCTAATGTCTGCATAAAAACCAATGCGTTCTTGAATTGAAAATCATCTTATCCATAGAAAATAGCGAAGAGCCAAAATTGTTTAAAGAAAGAAATATTCTGAGAAAAATACTGTTCTGAAAAATACTATTCCAGGAAAAAATACTCAAAGAAAACAATTATTCGAAGAAGATATTCAAACAAAACAATTATTCAAAGAAGCCATTCAAAGAAAATAATTCTTCGAAGAAGATATTTATAAAAAAACAATTATTCCTAGAAAACAACCGATGAAAATCTCGATTTCAAAATAAGTTCTATCTGGGTATCTGGTTTTTAATATATATCCTCCTTTCAGAGCCTTTATTTGTTAATTTCCTACTTGAAAAATCCCTGATTAAGGATTTCTGTTAAAAGGGGATAATCCTGAACGGGTGAAAAGGAAAAGGAAAAGATAAAAGATAAAAGAGTCAGAGAGGACCCCTAACTTTTTCGTTAATTGAATAACCTGTTTTTCTCAGTGAATAGTGTCGTAGGCACATTCTCCGTGCATAGAAATATCCAGGCCTATAAGCTGTTCTTCATCCGTAACCTTGACCGGAGTTACTATGTTTATTAACATCAACATAATGTAGGTAAACACAAATGCATAGACTGAAGTAGCTGCAACAACCACAACTTCTTTAATAAAGAATGCTGTGCCGCCGTAAAGCAGTCCATTGGCTCCTACCGGGTTTATAGCCGCCGAGGCAAAGACTCCAAGTAGAATTGTGCCTGTAACTCCTCCAATTCCATGGACACCCCATACATCAAGAGCGTCATCCCATTCCATCTTGTTTTTAAGATGCACGGCAAAGTAACAGACAACTGATCCGAGGATTCCCATTAGTGCAGCCACAGGCAAAGAAACAAGACCTGCTGCAGGAGTAATTGTTGCAAGGCCTGCAACTGCTCCTGTCATAAGCCCCACGAATTTTGGTTTTCCTTCCTTATACCATTCCATTGTCATCCACGTGATTGCTGCAAAAGAGGCTGCAATGTCACTGTTCAGGAACGCAAGTGAGGTAATCCCATCTACATTGAGTTCGCTTCCAGCGTTAAAGCCGTACCATCCAAACCACAGAAGAGCAGTTCCGATAGCCATTAACGGAACATTGTTTGGTTTTGTTATTTTATTGTACTTTCTTGAGCCTACGTAAAAGACCGAAGCAAGAGCTGCAAAGCCAGCTGTAGCATGGACAACGATTCCGCCTGCGAAATCAAGAACTCCCATCTGTGCGAGCAGACCGCCTCCCCAGACCATGTGAACGAAAGGATAGTAGACAAAAAGCTGCCAGAGAACAAGGAAAATAAGATAAGCCTTAAAAGTAACCCGGTTTGCAAATGCTCCCGTAATCAGAGCCGGGGTTATAATTGCAAACATCATCTGGTAAGCTACGAATACAATTTCCGGGAACCCCATATCTTTTATTATTGTAGTTGGGGTAATCCCGTGTAAAAGCATTTTGTCCAGGTTTCCTATGATTGCACCTTCTCCCCCGCTGAAGCACAGGGAATACCCGATGAGAAACCATAAAACAGTCGTCAATCCCATCGAAACAAAGCTTTGCATCATAATTCCTAAAATATTCCGCTTACAGGAAAGTCCTCCGTAGAAGAATGCCAGACCAGGAGTCATTAGCATCACAAGACTTGTCGCAAGCAGCATAAAGCCTGTCGAACCAGTATTTAACATATTATCATCCCATCTATATTTATACAATAACTAGGAAATCTCAAAGATCTTACCTTTTTCCTAGTTTCTTATACATATAAATTTCCATTTCAGATTACACGAAATTGAATTTTCAGGTAATGATGAGAGAAATCACGATTAAAGACGGGATTTATCATTGAAGAAAAGCAAGAATACAAGATATTCAGAAAAAACGATCTTGGATGATAACAAAACGATCTTGGATGATAACAAAACGATTTGGGATGATAACAAAACGATTTGGGATGATAACAAAACGATTTGGGATGATAACAAAACGATTTGGGATGATAACAAAACGATTTGGGATGATAACAAAAGAAAACGGCAGTTTCATGGAAACATCTCTCTATCCATAAAACGGAGTTTTCTTCAAAAATTCACGTTTTTGAATTCAGGTCTTGTTCTTGCCACACTTTTACTTTAATTTTTAGAGATATCACGAATTCTGGAAGTTAATCAGATTTTGGTCTTGCCATTCCTTTATACTTTCATCTTTGGGATCTTACTCTTGATTGTATGCTTGTATCGATTTTTCCTAATGTTCAAGGGTCACAGAAAAATTAAAAAAGTACAGTAAAGTTTTGCTTGTACTCAAAATCTGTACTCAAAGTCTGTGCTCAAATGTTATATGCAACTTCACCATGCTGCGTTTTGTCAAGTCCGATGTTTTCTTCACTTTCGCTGACTTTAAGCCCTATAGTCTTGTTAAGTATGAATCCAATAAGGAGGGTGCCTGCAGCTGCATAAACAATTGTGACAACAACTCCTTGAAGCTGGATTAACATTTGGCTGGAATTCCCAAGAAGGAGGCCAGTCCCTCCTACACTTGCAAATACACCTACCAGAAGTGCACCTACTATTCCACCCACGCCGTGTACTCCAAAAGCATCCAGCGAGTCATCATATCCAAGCCTTTCTTTGAGTCCTACAGCGTTGTAGCATACGAAACTTGTGATCACACCTATAGGAATTGCTGCCATTGGCGTAACAAAGCCTGCACTTGGAGTTATTGCAACAAGTCCTGCTAGAACCCCTGTTGCAAATCCCAGGGCCGTTGGATATCCTAAGTGGCGCCATTCAAGGGCCATCCAGACGAATCCCGCAGCTGCTGGAGCTACAAGCGTTGTAATGAATGCAAGGGATGCGATCTCGTTTGCAGCAAGTGAAGAACCTGCGTTAAACCCAAACCACCCGAACCAGAGAAGCCCGGTTCCAAGAAGCGTCAGAGTAACGTTGTGCGGCTTTAGTGGATCTACTCCAAAACCACGCCTCTTGCCAAGGTATGTAAGAATTGCAAGTGAGGAAATACCTGAAGTTATATGCACAACTGTGCCGCCCGCAAAGTCCAGAGCTTTCCCTGTTAGGAATCCGCCTCCCCAGACCCAGTGGCAAACAGGTGCATATACGATAATTCCCCAGAGGGCAATAAATGCAATATAAGATTTAAACTTCACACGTCCTACAATTGCACCCGAAATCAGAGCAGGTGTAATTATTGCAAACATTCCCTGAAATGCAACATATGCATAAGTCGGAATTGTGCCGGTTACTGAGTATACATCTATCCCTTTCAGGAATGCATGTCCAAGGCCACCCACAAACCAGTTGCCGTCTGCAAATGCAAGCGAGTAACCTATTAATACCCATTCCAGAGCCATGACGCCCATCGCAACAAATGAGTGCATCATGCTGCTCAGAACGTTTTTACGCTGGACAAGCCCTCCATAGAACAGCGCAAGTCCGGGAAGCATTAACAATACAAGTGCAGACGAGATTAGTACCCATACCGTGTCTGCTGCTTCAATAGCCATGTTCATCCCCTCATAGAGCGTCTGGTCCGGTTTCGCTTGTCCGAATCCGTATTACATTCTCTAAAGGAAGCACAAATATCTTGCCGCTTCCGATGTAACCGTCAGTGCCTTTTGCTCCGACAGTTATTGCTTCAATAACTGATTGCAGGAACTGATCTTCCACTGCAATTTCGATCTTCACTTTTTCAAGAAGATTTGCTTCGTGTTCAGTTGCCCTGTAAATCTCTAAATGCCCCTTTTGCGCACCATAACCGGCGACCGATGATACTGTCAGTCTATTTACCTCAAGTTTCTGAAGCTCTCTTTTGACTGCATCGAGTCTTTCCGGCCTTATCATTGCAATTATATATTTCATCACGACCACCAATAGGTGTCTTGTATCCGATTTCTTGGTATTTAAATTTACCTATCTAGGTATTGAATATTTAAGCAGTTATGTCCAGAAAACACTAAAGTGAAAGGGGCTTTTTTCTTTAATCAGAGGGTCTAGTATCAGTTTTTTGATTTCCGATCCTGTTGCTGTATGTTAAAACAGAAAGCCTGGGTATCTGGTATGAGTTCCTTTTTTCTGTTTTCAAACATTTCTGTCAGAGAGCTTTTATCTAGCGAAAGCAAATTTAGAGGTATGTTCGGAGAAATTGGAATTGTAAAAAGCGAGGCTGATGAGACTGCTCTGCAAATTCTTTCCCTTTTCAGAGACAGCATCAGTGAAATTTGCCTGAATGAACCTGAATCCATTTCAGATTATTTCAAGCCGGAGTATTCTCATTATATCATAGTCCATACTCCCCTGAATATCCGGTTCCCTGAGAAAAGAGAAGAATGGAATATGCGTTTTTGCAGGGATGCCGGAGTTTCGGTTGTTGAACGTATCGTAACCGAAACTGACAGAATTTACGTAAGAGGACTTATGGCAGTCAACGGGTCAAAGGTCTATGCTATCCTTCCTTTTATGACAATAGATGCAGAAAAAGCAAAGAGAGCAACATTTCCTGAAGACCGCATGGCCCGTGTTCGGGCAAAAGTGCTTCCTTCTGTACTTCCTGACATAAAAGGAGAAACGATCC
Coding sequences within:
- a CDS encoding magnesium transporter CorA family protein → MLKIFKSTDSGLTTLDQVEDGAWINLVNPNEQEILSISKYLNIPAEHLKAALDEEERSRIEVDEGCTVVLIDIPVPNANLQEGGIFYTIPLGIIINNKNIVTVSLQENYVINSFIDQRIKSFYTFKKTRFLLQILYRNSKLYLQYLRHIDKASDKIESKLHKSLKNKELIQLLELEKSLVYFSTSLKSNEIVLEKILKSTPVKMYPDDTDLLEDVIVENKQAIEMANIYSNILTGTMDAYASVISNNLNIVMKFLTSVTIVLSVPTMVASFFGMNVDVPFENNPHAFVIIFIMTLFFSMILAISMVRKQLF
- a CDS encoding ammonium transporter translates to MLNTGSTGFMLLATSLVMLMTPGLAFFYGGLSCKRNILGIMMQSFVSMGLTTVLWFLIGYSLCFSGGEGAIIGNLDKMLLHGITPTTIIKDMGFPEIVFVAYQMMFAIITPALITGAFANRVTFKAYLIFLVLWQLFVYYPFVHMVWGGGLLAQMGVLDFAGGIVVHATAGFAALASVFYVGSRKYNKITKPNNVPLMAIGTALLWFGWYGFNAGSELNVDGITSLAFLNSDIAASFAAITWMTMEWYKEGKPKFVGLMTGAVAGLATITPAAGLVSLPVAALMGILGSVVCYFAVHLKNKMEWDDALDVWGVHGIGGVTGTILLGVFASAAINPVGANGLLYGGTAFFIKEVVVVAATSVYAFVFTYIMLMLINIVTPVKVTDEEQLIGLDISMHGECAYDTIH
- a CDS encoding ammonium transporter, with product MAIEAADTVWVLISSALVLLMLPGLALFYGGLVQRKNVLSSMMHSFVAMGVMALEWVLIGYSLAFADGNWFVGGLGHAFLKGIDVYSVTGTIPTYAYVAFQGMFAIITPALISGAIVGRVKFKSYIAFIALWGIIVYAPVCHWVWGGGFLTGKALDFAGGTVVHITSGISSLAILTYLGKRRGFGVDPLKPHNVTLTLLGTGLLWFGWFGFNAGSSLAANEIASLAFITTLVAPAAAGFVWMALEWRHLGYPTALGFATGVLAGLVAITPSAGFVTPMAAIPIGVITSFVCYNAVGLKERLGYDDSLDAFGVHGVGGIVGALLVGVFASVGGTGLLLGNSSQMLIQLQGVVVTIVYAAAGTLLIGFILNKTIGLKVSESEENIGLDKTQHGEVAYNI
- a CDS encoding P-II family nitrogen regulator — translated: MKYIIAMIRPERLDAVKRELQKLEVNRLTVSSVAGYGAQKGHLEIYRATEHEANLLEKVKIEIAVEDQFLQSVIEAITVGAKGTDGYIGSGKIFVLPLENVIRIRTSETGPDAL
- a CDS encoding class I SAM-dependent methyltransferase, giving the protein MFGEIGIVKSEADETALQILSLFRDSISEICLNEPESISDYFKPEYSHYIIVHTPLNIRFPEKREEWNMRFCRDAGVSVVERIVTETDRIYVRGLMAVNGSKVYAILPFMTIDAEKAKRATFPEDRMARVRAKVLPSVLPDIKGETILDIGSGFGSLTIELARNNPDSKVYGIDLHDSLTGQSQMNADVLGVPNVKFRTGSAYALPFEAGLIDAATCFLMLHHLEDIKFALFEIKRVLKNGGLLIAVEPLAEHHHHGPQLSKAGWQELFEDVGFAVEVESQEGAAIMKAVKRD